CTTGAGCAATTCGCGGTCGCGCGTGAGCACGACACGCGATTCGTCTTGCGCGAGGCGCTCGATTTCGTCATCGGGGAAGTTGTTGTCGTAGCGCGTGTCGAAGCCCGCGAGCCGCAGCAGTTGCGCGAGGCCGCCGAGATGCGCGTCCGCGATGAAGCGCAGGTTCGCAGGCTGCAAGGGCGGGCGCAGCAGCGAGCCGCCTTCCGCGAGATTCGGCGGCGCGTGGCCGGCCGGATACACCTCGATGCAGTCGCCCGGCTGGATCGGTGCGTCGAAGCCGGCGGGCGAGCCGTTGCGTAGGATCAACCCGACTTCGGTGTGCGGCACACCGAGCGCTTCGATCATGTGCTTGGTCGACGACGTGGGCGGGCACGCGCACTCGAACGCGCGCCCTCGCTGTGGCCGGGCGAGGAACTCGTTCAGTTCATCGTGAAATTGAAAGCGCGCGTTGACCATGCAGGCAAGTATGGCATTGCGCGCCGCTGCGTGCTGCCGGGCGATGTGCTCTACTGGCGCACGGGCCGCGCGCCGTGGGCTGCGCGGCGACAGGTCATCAATGACGCTAATCGGCGAAAGGACACAGGCAATGGATATCGGATTCATCGGACTAGGCGAAATGGGCGGCGCGATGGCGAGCAACGCGCTGAAGGCGGGCCACACGGTGCGCGTGTGGAACCGCTCGCGCGACAAGACGCGGGCACTGGCGGATCAGGGCGCGTCCGTTGTCGATACGCCCGAACAGGCGTTTTCCGGCGATGCCGTGTTCTCCATGCTCGCCGACGACAACGCGCTGCGCTCGGTTCTCGTCGAAGGCGGCTTGCTCAAACATGCTTCGAAGGGCCTCGTGCACGTGAACATGGCGACGATTTCCGCTGCGCTCGCCGTGGAACTCGCGCAGTTGCACGCGCAGCACGGCGTCGCCTATGTCGCGGCGCCGGTGCTCGGACGGCCGGACGTCGCAGCGGCGGGCAAGCTGAACATCCTGGCGGCGGGCGCGGATGCGGACATCGACCGCGTGCAGCCGGTGCTCGACGCCATGGGCCAGAAAACGTGGCGCGTCGGCCAGCAGCCGGAGCACGCGAACGTGCTGAAGCTCGCGGCGAATTTCATGCTCGCGTCGGCGATCGAAACCGTCGGCGAAGCGGCGGCGCTGGTCACGGGACACGGCATCGAGGCGCAGACGTTCCTCGACGTCATCACGAACTCGCTGTTTCCGGGGCCGGTGTATCAGGGCTACGGGAAGATGATCGCGGAGCGCCGCTATGAACCCGCGCTTTTCAAGGCGCGACTCGGGCTGAAGGACGTGCGCCTCGCAATCGCCGCCGGCGATGCGGTGAACGTGCCGTTGCCCGTGGCGAGCGTGGTGCGCGATAACCTCGTCGATGCCCTCGCTCACGGCGACGGCGAGAAGGATTTCGCCGTGCTGGGGCAAGTGGCGGCGAGGCGCGCGGGGCGGTGAGTTGCAGGTGAACGAACGCGGCATAATCGCAGTCCCGCTCTTCTTCGGTAAGCCGCAATGAGTCTGCATGTCTGGTGGCTGTTCGTCGCCACGGTGTTCGTCATATCCGCGATTCCGGGTCCCAACATGCTGCTCGTCATGACGCACGGCGCGCGCTTCGGCCTGCGCCGCTCATTCGCGACGATGGCGGGCTGCCTAACCGCGCTCGTGCTGATGCTGTCGGTATCGGCGGCGGGGCTCGGCGTGTTCTTACAGGCATGGCCGCGTCTCTTCGACGCGCTGCGCCTCATCGGCGCGGCGTATCTCGTGTGGCTCGGCGTGAAAAGCTGGCGCGCGAAGGCGAGCGCGGTGGCCGTTGACGAGAGCAGCCACGACGCGCGAGCGCAGTCCGCAAAACCGGCTGCGCTTTATCGCAACGGCTTTCTGATTGCAGGCAGCAATCCGAAGTCGATCCTCTTCGCGGCGGCGCTGCTGCCGCAATTCATCGACGCGGCGCGGCCCGTGCTGCCGCAATTCGCCGTGCTCGTCGCGACGCTCGCGGTCATCGAGGTGAGCTGGTACGCGGTGTATGCGGGCCTCGGCGCGCGCATCGGCGAGAAGCTCAAGAGCGCGGCGGTCGCGCAGGCGTTCAATCGGCTGACGGGCGGCGTGTTCGTCGGCTTCGGCGCGATGATGGCGCTGCTTAAGCACTGAGCTTCCGTCACCGATGCAATGTGCGCTCGCGCGCGGAGCGTGACGCGAACGGGTGCGCGATTTGCTCTCGATTGTGTCGACACTTTATTCGCTTCCGAACATACGCGGGGCGTTGCGCGGCGGATAGTGAAAATCCCGATCGGTCTTATGTTTTAGAGCGGAGTCGGCTTGCAGCCATTCGCGCCGGGCTGCGATGCGGGCGTAGGGCGGGCGGCGGCAGTGTCGAGGCCAACTAAAAATGTCGTAGCGCCAGCATTTCTACGTCGGCGCACGAGGCGCACGCACCCGGATCACTGCGGCGCAGGCTGGCGCGAACAATCTGAAGCTCGAAATCAACGCAACCCGGTGAGGTCATCGTGAGCAAGCGCATCCTGATAGCCGATGACGACGACGACGCGCTCGCCGGACTCGCGAACCTGTTGAACGGGCTGGGTCACGAAGTGGCGCTCGCCGCCAACGGCGCGCAGGCGGTCGAAGTGGCGGCGCAATTCGCGCCCGAAGTGGTGATCCTCGATCTCGGCATGCCGCTCGTGGACGGCCTCGCCGCCGCGCGCGCGTTGCGCCAGTCGCCGAACGGAGCGGCCATGCTGCTCGTCGCGCTGACGGGATGGGGTCAGCCGCAGCATCGCGACATGACGTTGGAGGCGGGATTCGACATCCACCTCGTCAAGCCGATCTTGGCGGATCAACTGCAGTTCATTTTGTCGATGACGCAGCCTTGAGACAGTCGTGTTGCATTGCACCAAAAGACTTGATATAGTGGTTCCTGTCTCCTCCATGTCTCCACTGATATGGATTCAGCCCGCCAACCTAGGCGGGCTTTTTTTCGTCTTGCGCGTTCTTGTTGCGGCGCATAAAAAAAGCCGGCCCTATGGCCGGCTTGTCGTCGACAAACGGCGTCAACAACGCGTTCAGCGCGCAAGTCCGGTCGCTTCGTCCGCACCGATAGCGAGGTTCATGCACTGAATGGCCGCGCCGGACGCGCCTTTGCCCAGATTATCGAGCCGCGTCACGGTCACGAAACGCTCGTCGTTGCCGAACACGAACACATCGACGCGATTCGTGTCGTTGCAGGCCTGAACGTCGAAGAAGCCGTTGTCCAGGTTGCTGTCGGCGTCGAAGGGCATGACGCGCACGAAGGGCTCGCCCGCATAGTATTCGGCGAGCATGTCGCGCACGTCCTGCGGCTTGGCGGCGCGCGCCAGTTGATCCGGCGAGAAGTAAGTCGTCACCGCGAGACCCTTCAGGAACGGTCCGACGATCGGCGTGAAAATCGGCGCACGCGACAAACCAGTGCGCACCGACATTTCCGGCAGATGCTTGTGCGTCAAGCCGAGCGCATACGCGCGCGGGCTGTTCAGGCGCGCGTCGCCGCCGGCTTCGTATTCCGCAATCATCTTCTTGCCGCCGCCGCTGTAGCCGGTGATCGAATAGGCGTGCGCGTGGAAATCGGCCGAGACGAGCCCGCCCGCGACGAGCGGCTGCATGGACAGCACGAAGGCCGACGCGTGGCAGCCCGGCACGGCGATGCGCTTCGCCGTGCGCAGCCGTTCGCGCT
This Caballeronia sp. LZ062 DNA region includes the following protein-coding sequences:
- a CDS encoding Mut7-C RNAse domain-containing protein codes for the protein MVNARFQFHDELNEFLARPQRGRAFECACPPTSSTKHMIEALGVPHTEVGLILRNGSPAGFDAPIQPGDCIEVYPAGHAPPNLAEGGSLLRPPLQPANLRFIADAHLGGLAQLLRLAGFDTRYDNNFPDDEIERLAQDESRVVLTRDRELLKRRTVLHGCYVRALQPDEQWREIADRLNLAAHVRAFRLCLMCNAPLRPAAPDEIDGRVPDGVRQRHTRFVTCDVCRRVFWEGSHWRRMRARIDAMAETGQA
- a CDS encoding NAD(P)-dependent oxidoreductase, whose product is MCSTGARAARRGLRGDRSSMTLIGERTQAMDIGFIGLGEMGGAMASNALKAGHTVRVWNRSRDKTRALADQGASVVDTPEQAFSGDAVFSMLADDNALRSVLVEGGLLKHASKGLVHVNMATISAALAVELAQLHAQHGVAYVAAPVLGRPDVAAAGKLNILAAGADADIDRVQPVLDAMGQKTWRVGQQPEHANVLKLAANFMLASAIETVGEAAALVTGHGIEAQTFLDVITNSLFPGPVYQGYGKMIAERRYEPALFKARLGLKDVRLAIAAGDAVNVPLPVASVVRDNLVDALAHGDGEKDFAVLGQVAARRAGR
- a CDS encoding LysE family translocator, producing the protein MSLHVWWLFVATVFVISAIPGPNMLLVMTHGARFGLRRSFATMAGCLTALVLMLSVSAAGLGVFLQAWPRLFDALRLIGAAYLVWLGVKSWRAKASAVAVDESSHDARAQSAKPAALYRNGFLIAGSNPKSILFAAALLPQFIDAARPVLPQFAVLVATLAVIEVSWYAVYAGLGARIGEKLKSAAVAQAFNRLTGGVFVGFGAMMALLKH
- a CDS encoding response regulator — encoded protein: MSKRILIADDDDDALAGLANLLNGLGHEVALAANGAQAVEVAAQFAPEVVILDLGMPLVDGLAAARALRQSPNGAAMLLVALTGWGQPQHRDMTLEAGFDIHLVKPILADQLQFILSMTQP
- the argC gene encoding N-acetyl-gamma-glutamyl-phosphate reductase, with the protein product MTTKVFVDGQEGTTGLKIFEYLSQRRDIEVLRIDEAKRKDVEERRRLINASDVTFLCLPDVASRESVSLVEPGNDRTCVIDASTAFRTHDDWAYGLPELSRAQRERLRTAKRIAVPGCHASAFVLSMQPLVAGGLVSADFHAHAYSITGYSGGGKKMIAEYEAGGDARLNSPRAYALGLTHKHLPEMSVRTGLSRAPIFTPIVGPFLKGLAVTTYFSPDQLARAAKPQDVRDMLAEYYAGEPFVRVMPFDADSNLDNGFFDVQACNDTNRVDVFVFGNDERFVTVTRLDNLGKGASGAAIQCMNLAIGADEATGLAR